The genome window TCTATAACAGTTAGATGTACTACAGCGAAAGAAACAAATCGAGGGGATGTGAATCTCGTACAGCAGTTATTCCGGagttgatgatacatgtatgttaggtAATTTGGTGCAGTAGCACAGTACAAGCCTATGTATGTGTGCATTACTGTGCACTGACAGCTGTTTTCTACTATATAAGGGTAGGGTACCACTTTAACATTCTGTCTTTACCGGATGGACCTCAAAATCAACCAGGTTAACTGGACGAAGCGGAGTCTTCCCTATTAGGTATCGGAGAAGGTTGATTGAATTTAAATCCGTTCATTTGGTGAGTCGAGGTACGTAGCCAGGCGATAGAGGGGGTAAAACTCAGGTTCTTTTAGCACTTCCACCACACGGGCAGGAAAGTTGGTCATGATGAGGTCGACGTCGtatctgaaaataaagatgacgatTTCATTCATAGTGAATTATTTTTTCAAGCATTTTCAAATACCCTGTTTAGTGTATATATCGATGTTATGACCACACAGTTAGTTAGCTAACATGTACCGCTTTGTGTTTGAATTCTGCTCAGTGTCCTCCTTCAGCGCTCTCAATCTTCAATCGACCATCACATGAGCAAGTATACGCAGCACTACGGATGTAGAGCACCCAAGTTATTCGCCAAATTGGCCTGATGTTTCCATCTTCGTCATGCTATGTGCCTACAGCTGGGGATTGTAATGGTGACAGTCAGGGGGTGTTCACAAGCCGACATGCACACGACTCCGAGGTGCTGTATCAGAGTGTAAGGTGGACTCTACGTAAACACGGCTTTATAATCGGTGATCTTGAACTTTTTCTTTACCTCAAGCCTTCGCGTATTCTTCTCTTGCTGTCAAGTACCCACTCCGTAGCCTTCTTCACTGCAACTGTGTTAGCATTCTCCCTGTATCCGACCATCCTCCGCGCTTTCGACTCCGAGACGTCATGAGCCTCGCAATCATTGTTACCGTCTGACAACCAGACTGCAGGAGTCGAATCTTTGTACTCTCGTAGGTATTCCTCCAAGAAATCAACTGTTACTATTGCAACTGGAATACAAAAGGTGTTTAAGAAAAGTTCAAACAGCACAAAGAATAGAAAAGATTGGCATATATATTTCAAGATATAATATTGTATACGCATAAATAATAATGTTGGACCATTTTCTAGGTTGACATGTATCGCCTGTTACACTCTCATACATTCAGTTCATACTCAAACAAGAAGGAAATCCTACTCCGCACTTACTTATATGATTTTTGATGATGTCTTCTCTGTTTCGCTTCCTAAGCTGGTCCACAAGTGCCTTCATAAAATACGTGCGTTTCATGAAGTACAGTTCTAACCCAAACACTGCTCTTGAACCTTTAAAGAAGCCACATTAGTTTGTTAAAAATCTCAAAGAGTTTTGTTTCCCGAAAAAACCCTAAAGGATATCGAAAAACCTTTACTTTTAAGAGTCCATAAGAATGACAATGTCATGTGGGGTTATAGGATAGGCCTACGGAAGTCCGATATAACAGGTAAACTCCTGCAGTCTGGTTGTCAGACGGTAACAATGATTGCGAGGCTCATGACGTCTCGGAGTCGAAAGCGCGGAGGATGGTCGGATACAGGGAGAATGCTAACACAGTTGCAGTGAAGAAGGCTACGGAGTGGGTACTGTAAACTTGGTTGTATCACGACTATTAAGCATTCGTCTTTAGAAGCAATCAAACGAAATACGACCAGACAACTGATCTCTATCGTGAAATCAAACAGCTCAAAGTCCTTACCTTTGTCGTCTTTATTGAATACATCATCAACAAGAATATCTGCTAGACCTATCCCACCATTTCTGAGATAGTTCTGCTTCGTTGACAGTATCTTCAGATCCAGCCAAACAAAGCCTGTGAAACTCGGATGGTAGTATATAGATCCTGAAATCAGACGAtggtcattttggattttggcggccattttggattttggcgACCATTTTGTACTTTAGGCATCTAATTCACTAATCGGCCTACAGGGGGCCAAAAACGCGTGCTCAGCTGTCATGGAGAGGCCATCAAAAGCTTTGAGTACGACCGCACAATATAATCGTTTATTCCCCGAACTACGGGAAGTGGAATTTTAAATCCTTCTCACACTATGTAGGTAGGGTTTTCAGAAAGCAAGAAATATACAATACCAACCTGGAGTACTTATGTTTCTGAAGTATTGTAGGAAGGTCGGGACACTGTTTTCTCTCTGTTCACACTCATAAGGTGACTTGCACCAGCACTGTTTATCGATGCCACAGTTACAGTTAGTCCCGTGGAAGAAATGAGAGGGCTTGCCGGACTGAAGTGAAACATGCGCGAGTGCTTAGGTTAGTTTTATTCAAGATATTAACCTGCTCTACTTCCT of Lineus longissimus chromosome 17, tnLinLong1.2, whole genome shotgun sequence contains these proteins:
- the LOC135501569 gene encoding dermonecrotic toxin LspiSicTox-betaIE1ii-like, which codes for MVFQPRFAVFFVALLAYNASARKVRPLFILKHLSNSREHVEKALKNGANGIEVDLRFKNSGKPSHFFHGTNCNCGIDKQCWCKSPYECEQRENSVPTFLQYFRNISTPGSIYYHPSFTGFVWLDLKILSTKQNYLRNGGIGLADILVDDVFNKDDKGSRAVFGLELYFMKRTYFMKALVDQLRKRNREDIIKNHIIAIVTVDFLEEYLREYKDSTPAVWLSDGNNDCEAHDVSESKARRMVGYRENANTVAVKKATEWVLDSKRRIREGLRYDVDLIMTNFPARVVEVLKEPEFYPLYRLATYLDSPNERI